The genomic DNA tggattgaactgccttcttcagatctttcttgttgaagcccttcttcttcttgtagagcttcttcacaagattcacgagttcgttggttagttcatcttctgaatcttctgagtcgggttcgtcttctaaTTCCGATTtaatttttcgccgtactcttgattcccgtgttcgactcgtacctgcaactaaagcaatacccttctcggatggttgtgcattagtttgttcatgaagttcaaattcagaaaataactcgtctaactttaaggaagataaatctttggagaccttgtaggcatctaccattgatgcccacaatgtacacCTTGGAAAcaaatttaatgcataccttatgacgtcccgattttcgactctctgtccaatcgcatgaagagagttgagaatgtcctggatgcgcgcatgaagctggctcgccgtctcaccttcctgcatttttaaattatacaatttattaaataataaatctcttttacttacttttgtgtcggtggtgccctcgtggagttcgatcagcttctcccagagttcctttgtggaagagaacggaccgaccctgttgagctcttccttagtaagaccgcactgaatggtgcaggtagctttggtgtcggcttccacctttttgataaaggctggctcccagttctcacaggatgtaggcttaccgtctgtatcagttggtagttgtagtcctgtcttgactatcatccaggtgtcgaactggatcttcagatatatctccattcgccccttccaatatccgaagtcttctccggaaaatagtgggggatgaacagtgctatatccttcttgttgggccattttagatctaagaaaaacacaaacaagaagatctattccaagactgagtcttggattagtagtgcgggaagaaaaagaaaaaaaacgagcccaagtggtattcaccaactttgagcaacaccgatttgacaagaattagaattttagctaatttctaattgactccgaaacaaaataccacgaaaaaaactgttttgaatggtggttgcaccaattcaaaacaaccccactctgataccaattgttggatcaagacgcgcaagagggggggggggtgaatagcgctcgcggctatttcgttcgtaacggaatcgtaaaaactatcggagaagtaacgcagcgaaataaagaaaacaagcacacagaaagacaagctatttacttcgttcggagtctatctcggctcctactcgaaggcccgcggtcgctgaccgctttcggtgggcaacaactatagttcgtaaagattattacaatctaagtacaatttaagcagtaataaaaatataccgaTAACAAAAgattaaatctgaagcttcgggtcgtcggggtgttctTGCAGCACTTGGGGATGGTCGTATTCGCAGCACATTGCAGAAGATTGCTTGAGAAAGTGTTGTACCGAGCTGCTGGTCGACCActgcttttaaacagtgttcaaggcgccttaaataagctccaaggcgccttaaacaagaattttatcccgatctgctcgctgcgataaccctttgactgccacgacctgaaggcgccttcaaacccttcaaggcgcctccaagctgtctaaggcgccttcaatccatccaaggcgccttaagcctgctcctcgcgccagctcaggattttgaacccgaggcgcctccaagcctcatggaggcgcctcggacactattcatccgaattcttctttgtgtttttggtaccagcaagtatgttaatccaaaaatacctgcaacacaaagttaacataaaataatagtatgaatatgaagttatgacagtctccggactgtccgggtctgacttcggattttcgaccggaaaccctaggtcgacccgacgcctattgttccctctacggggaacgcgtcctcacctactccactcaggagatttacctgttgccagtcgatcctccagatcgactggacttttgctcagcactcgacacttccgaactttctgctggacatccgcttctcggctagtccagtcttgcacctggttcgcgacaccaggactttccacctagggttaccaccccctaagacttttTGCCAGAAGTCATTgatctgccaagactttccgcatagggttaccaccccctatgacctagggttaccaccccctagggtttttccctttgcctaaccgcagctaggactttcctgaaatcctcaagaagtaaacttgttagaatacaaaacaccttaactttgaatcctttgccattatcaaaatacgagttcgatcgtcggatgcttcctgcaccaacagtagACATtgattgatgctgatgttgcaatacatttaacatagatgccaaaatataagatcgtgccatctcatctgcatTCAACTACTTTTTATAATGCTCAATCTACTCTTCACTAGAATTATCATTAGGTGCAATAGGGCAAGTCTCTAGGAGTACATACTTAAAACCTTCTGCAGTTAAgataatgtctaggtttcttttccaatatatatagttaggaccagtaagtttgttctctttcagtataacaACTAGTGGGTTgaaggtcatcctaagaatcacaaaaaactttggtcaggactctaaatttagaataatattgattcctcaaaataatattattttaaattaatcaacacctcaaaacaccatgattttgcatgccacgatagtgtagacgtatacaaaatcaaacatttataagaagaggttttacccattaattttattcttgccaacctaactttttgacaaataaaattaatagttggttttccttcggtcacacaattaatagcagtgactccgatggggaggatactattaaatgtgtctaagtgtataccattacttgatacttagtccattaattaggattgtgccccttccgatggggaagatcacacgctcctaattaatttcctataatcatccataaggaaatttgttctagtgatccacaaataaactcatctgatatggaggaaggcactcagagccaacgcgcaagtttgtttgcatcacttacaaaccagtaatggagatcgtgaaatttatttaaaatccatctcccacttagttatttaagacgaGGAAATTTACTATACAAGcttatgcatactaacaagcacacacatcacagcatataaggcaataaataagaaaaactaatttccaactattatggcctttatccatagctgtcctccgtgtgtccccaaccctagctactgccatctttggccaccgccatcgggtccagttgtcgcatctatcttacttcttgttccgctgcgcttctggtcctccaatagtaccacgacTCGCAaagatatgatccgcgacaaaaatagaattttacatttatcgatcctatattccacgaaggaatgtacatacaatctagatcgaacaaaatataaaatcctagatctaaatacagctcctgctgtattttataatacaatcatgcacacacaataaaatgcccttgacatgtccaagggtccaatcacacacaatatcaataagtcataatagttggagtctgcaaccacaaagttagcatatcctactattatccttcctaaattatgtatgacatgtgcataattaaactaaataccaaatacacagaggcaaaccctagctctgataccaattattggttgctactcggaaaacttaatggttcccctgtacaaaaaatttgtacaaggtctgaacctttcctagctaccatgtgttcttttaaattaaacttgaatcgcaagcgaagcttaacactattgattctaagtttaacttatatgttcttataggtttagacttggatcgcctgtggaacttaacactttggatccaagtccacccatgttacaaagtcaattaaatatttatttctaaaattggcttccagtactgcatggcgaggcactaggccttcttgggtatgtgatcatccaccactgactagacaaagccttttaaagaaattcaatatttaatcttcctATAGTAACCataggttaaccactaagaacaatcgaatcacaagatcgaaaaaaaagaaatacatatcgaaacataaattcaaaacctagaatcacatgcctcttgtatttggtatttaaacaaagaaaactaatatgatgcggaataaaattactagttatacctttctttgtaaacaaaaacctcttgatcttctattgtattcctctccttatcTTGgaggttgtgtgggcaacgatctaccgagatgagaaccacccaagcccttcttcttcttgcaagtttcggccaccaaccaagtaCAAAGGAAAActtcctttctctcattcttctccaagcaaaatctggccaccaataGAACTCCAAGAGCTTGAAGAGGTTTAGCCacaaagaggagaagaggagaagagagagagGCCAGCTACACcaagaaagagaggagaagagaaatagaagatgcgtctcatgaaggcacccttacctcctcttttataatctttggtcttggcaaataaggaaatttaattataattaaaatatctttattttccttgccattagttaataaggaaaatttaattaaaatttcccttAAACCCTTTACATGGCCGACCCCTTTaattgctccaaataaggcaagttttaaacacaaaattaaaactttcttatttgttttcggaaattttaaaaataaaatttcctctttttaaatcccttcatggttggttataaaaggaaaattttttaaattaaaatctctctataaaacatgtggatgatttacaaataaggaaagtttttgccaaaattaagggagtgtttggttaaatgatgggaatgactatgagtatgggtttgatagtagggtggaatgagaataggaatggaaatgaaactcatcaagttatatgggtttggttgattctcATAAATttagtaatcattcccaaaatgtcattcccaaacccacaatccaaacactatcttttactatcattccattccctcattcctaaacccatcaaccaaacaccccctaaaatctttctttcatctacaaataaggaaagatatttaatctttctcttaatcctttgtaaaaacttataaaatgaaagatttaaatttttaaactctcttttaaatcatggcttccatataagaaaattttaaaaataaaataatccttttattttaattgtggtcggccacccatgcTTGGGCTCAAACTAGGGctggccacaacttggctccatcTAGCCTTGGTTGGCCGGCACAAGATtgagctccaagctaggcttggctggccacctctaggtgggtaagaagttgggtacgAGTGGGTATaacattttataaataagaggctacgatagggatcgagaggagaaattggttttggtctcccgatgaaattaagcttccggtgttcgccccgaacacccaacttaatttcatcaataataattcataccactaaataattattattgaactaccacaccaatcctaaattatattttgggctccttcttatcatgagtgtgttagtctccatgtgtttaagatatcgaatgtccattaattaaatgagttactgacaactcacttaattaatatctagatccaagagtagtaccactcaaccttatcatcatgtcggactaagtccacctgcaaggtttacatgacaattataacgacccggcccttcggCCTCTTGGGCGCCCTTGCggcagcccaactggcgaccccttatgtcgtcggtccatttggcgacctctatgtcgtcgaccgacgacccttggccgtgccgttactcacgaggactttccacccctggcagtggattttttccttccccaggattcgaactctagacctccaggctaagtagtagagtttatgaatcctggtagccaagtgagcgactATTGTAACGatccggccctttggcctcttgggcggcccttgcggtggcccactggcggcccttatgttgtcggcccacttggctaccaggattcataaattctagtacttaagcctggaggtctagagttcaaatcgtctttttattgtaacgatccGGCCCTTCGACCTCTTGGGCACCCTGCGACAGGCTAACTGGCGGCCCCTtgtgtcgtcgacccatttggcgacctctattttgtcgaccgacgacccttggccgtgccgttactcactaggactttccacccctggcaatggattttttccttccccaggattcaaactctagacctccaggctaagtagtagagtttatgaatcctggtagccaagtgagcggccctacttaagcctggaggtcgaGAGTTCAAatcacctttttattgtaacgacccggcccttcggCCTCTTGGGCACCCTTGCggcagcccaactggcggccccttatgtcgtcggcccatttggcgaccactattttgtcgaccgacgacccttggccgtgccgttactcactaggactttccacccctggcagtggatttttgccttccccaggattcgaactttagacctccaggcttaagtactagagtttatgaatcctggtagccaagtgagcgaccgctcacttggctactaggattcataaactctactacttagcctggaggtctagagtttgaatcctggggaaggcaaaaatccactgccaggggtggaaagtcctagtgagtaacgacacggccaagggtcgtcggtcgacgacattagaggtcgccaaatgggtcgacgacataagggccgctagttgggccgcccaagaagccaaagggctgggtcgttacaataaaaggcgcctttttatgacactcacttggctaccaagattcataaactctactacttagcctagaggtctagagtttgaatcctggggaaggcaaaaatccactaccaggggtggaaagtcctagtgagtaacgacacggccaaagggtcgtccgtcgacgacattagaggtcgccaaatgggccgacgacataagggccgccagtgggccgccgcaagggctgcccaagaagccaaaagggtcgggtcgttacaacaatccttatgagctcctcttggggacattatcaacctagatcactaggacacagtttccttctataatcaacaacacacactataagtaatattatttcccaacttatcaggtcttttgatttatcgaactaaatctcacctattgataaattaaaaaataaatattaaatataagtgcttgttattatattaggattaagagcacacacttccataataattgaaatCTTGTTATTTTaattagtcagtataaaaagaaactacctcaatggtcctactcaatacactctaagtgtactagtggaattatatagtcaagataaattaatacccaattacactacgattgttctgatggtttgttcctttccatcttggtcgtgagctactgtttataatttataaagaagtgataacatgatcttctatgtgtaacaccatataccatgttatcttcaatataaattaattgaacaactacacttagcatataaatgtagacatttggccAATCTAAttctttattttaataataaatatttacaaaaagctagacttttagtatacactctaatagattgcccaacgaaagcactcaacgagtgtgagctttggaataggagtcgacaaaggctccgaaccaagtaaaacgactcttgttagcgttgttcaTTTAATTCTTCCGCTATGCACTCGACTCGagtttttatgatattttttaatcgatattcaccccctcccccctttctagcgaattctcgatccaacagtaggTTTTGGACGACTGAGATCGTTGGGATCTGATGTGGAAATTGATTGGGAGTAAGCCTAATTGATTGGGAGCCTTAGAAGCCCCCAGTATAAGTAGTGGTGAACTTTCTTCTCAGCAGAGCTTACACGATTTCTCCTTGCTACTGTTCATCGGACTTCGAGTGTGGAAGACAAGTGCTGTTGCACTTTCCAGCTAGTCCAGAGGCATCTTCATCAACAAgcgatcaagcaagaagaggtttttgcTTTGTACACTTTTGAATTTACTTCTTTTTTAGatttgtatcttgttgtgtgagtttgtacgaggtttctccacttccagtagttaccgagaaggagtatttttatagtggagtgagtgtcgtgtgtggatcattggattagttaccttttcttgaagtggataccaagtaaatcctttgtattAGCATTGTGAGCgttgcttgagtgttttccgctgcaacaacatcatcaaagcaagcaaccgaagcacgacgagctattcatcccctccctctagctacaaattgaccctaaTAGTCTCATCGGATTGGAACTTCTGTTACTTTTCATCTGACACAACTACTCTAGGAAATCATTATCTAATAAGAATGCAATGCAATCACTGGTTCATGACATGATGAATATAGTTGATCATtctaatatagatgaaataccaataccTGAAGTTCAACAATTGTATGACATGTTAAAAACTAGTGAAAGAGACGTGTGGGAAGACATTTCATATGATAATTCTTAACTATCAGCTACTGTAAGGTTATTGATTATCAAGACAACATCATTTCTCAGAATGATGTTACGATTatatttgtcaattgatgtcggAGTTGCACCATGTTAATCATCTAATAACTAATATTTTCTACCgtacaaattaaataaattaatgagAAATTTATATTTGCCtatagaaaagattaagtgtTGTATTAATAATTGtatgatattttaaaataaagataataaacTGATTGAATATCAAATTCATAGTAGTCATTCTCTTTACTAGAGTGGTAGTGATAGTGGCATATCAAAGACTATCAAATTGACCCACCCACGTTCTTAGACCATAACAGTGATGTTCTTTAATTTACTACTAGTTGTTAAAATGCCATtatataaataagaaaaatattataaatttgttATTGCATTTGTAAAATAGAGACAAGATAGTCGTAGAGATCAAAGAACCTCTTAACACATAGCTAGTTTGATAATTTTATCATGGGAAAAAAGGTATTGCAAACATCTAGGTGTCAATGTTAatactataaataataataatctagcCGTCGTAATTTTAGTTACAGGGCTAAACATATCATCGAAGTCAACATTCACCTGTGGCCACCACATGAGTTTTGTAGCTTTTATTACTTCTATCAGCCATAAGAAAACATCAAATTTGGGAGACGATATCAAGCATTTTATTTGTTCTTCGAATCACTAAATCGCTATGCTTTGAAGGCATCCATAAAGGTCTTCAGATTCTCGAACGAAGCGCCTCCTTCTGTAATGTTCTGCTGGGCATTCTCCTTCAACATCGATGCCCTTGCTCTCATCTCTTCGTTCGAAAGCAACTCTTCTACCTTGGATTTCACCTGTTCCCGCTTAACGATCCCACTCTCGTCAGGCGTCATGCGCAGACCCACCTTCCAATCGTCACAAATGTAGTTCTGGTTCAGGAATTGGTCTCCAAAATATGGCCAACAGAGGAAGAGCTTCCCGTTCCTGACGCCTTCCATGGTGGAGTTCCAACCGCAGTGAGACACGAAGCAAGCGACAGAAGGGTGAGCCAACACCTTCTGTTGAGGTGCCCAAGCCACAATCTTCCCTCTGTCTCCGACACGCTCTTTGAATCCATCCGGATAAGCATCGGCAGAGTTGCCGGTTAGGTCGGGCCGGACCACCCACAAGAACGGTCGGCCAGTCGCCTCCAGCCCGAGCGCGAACTCCTGGAACTGGCGGCGGTCCAAGATGGTGAAGCTCCCGAAAGCCACGTAGACTACGGAACCCGGCTGCTGCTCGTCCAGCCACGACAAGCAGGCCGCGTCCTCCGGCCAGAAATTCGCCACGGCGCGGTTCGGCAGGAGGCCGGTTACCAGCGGCCCGATGGGAAGAATCTTTGGATTGCAACGGAAGGTTGTCTCTTCGAGCTCTTTGAAGGAGTTGCAGATGATGAACTCCGCGACGTCGATGGTCCTGTTGTTGTTGACCATGTGTTTGAAGATTAGCTTGTTGGTTCTGTCATCTCCCAATAGGTTCCATGCCAAGTGGGACGCGTTGATGAATGGCATGCCGGGACCGAGCTGGAACGTCTCGAATTCTGAGATTGGTGTGCCTGTAAAAATATAAACCGCCGTTAATTTTGCAGGATGAACACTGTTTGGAATCATTAGTTACCATCGCCGTCGATGACGCCTCTCGAAATCAACTCCGGAATGCTCATCAAAGTGGCCAGAAGCTGGGCTGCGGCCGGCCAGAACGCGGCTGACCGGAGACCCTTCTTCCGGCCAACCTCGAGCGCCCATCCCATGTTATCATCCACCAACATGCAAGTCATCGGATCCTCTGCTTCGTTGCTCTTCTCGATTAGTTCCTCCAAGCATTGCGGCATGACGTTCATTAATGCTTCCGTGAGACTCCCGAGATCGTTCCGGTCTTCCCCCGGCCCTAATCCGTCAGGGACAGAGACCAGAGCGATatgctccatggtgctctccgcGGACAACGCGGCGAGCAGACGCTTGTGGTTGAACTCGGTATTGACGAAGGTGACCTTGAAGCCGTGTTCCACCAAGCAGTTGCAGACCTCCATGAGGGGAATGACATGGCCTTGAGCAGGGTATGGCAGGGCGAGAACGTGTGGCAAGCCCATTCTGAAACaacagagaggaagagagggcgaAGAAAAGAGAACAAGAGCAAAAATTTGAGGGAAAAGAAAAGATAATTACTTATTTTTATCAATGCAAGAATTTATAGAGAGAAATATGACAAATATAATATACAACTAATGTAATCATAAAAGTAATTTGAGTTATAGACTGACAAATATGACAATATCAAAATTAAGTACGATAAATATGATAATTATAATCCATAGAAAgaaatattataaatataatatGCAACTAttgtaattataaaagtaatttgAGTTATAGCATGATAAATATGACAATATGAAAATTAAGTATGATAAATATGATAATTATGTTATACTGTAAGAAGTAGAGGAAAAGAATTAAAGAGAGAACTACTAAACACCCTGATTTATAAGTTAATTGgaatgatataaaaaaaataaaagaatataatATAATCAATGGTTTActatatgataaatatagttggtCATTTTAATTAGATGAAATATCAACATATGAAGTTCAAAAATTGTATGACATATTAAAaactagtgaaagagaagtataGGAAGAAGGGATTCCATTTGGTCATTCACAACTATTAGCTATTGCAAGGTTATTGATCATCAAGATAGAACATCATTTTTTAGAACGATATTACAATAACATTTATCAATTGATATTAGAATTGCTCCTTCTTGTTGATTATCAGTACTGATGCAGCGATAAAAGGAGCATCCCAAGGACAAGCTAAAGGTGAGAAGAGTTGCCAACgtgaaagtcaaagtcaaggcggtctgAGGAACTACCAGGTCACCCAAATTGGGCGAGCGGACGGGAATGGTCCGATTAGTTATAATGGTCTGATCGAGCATTAGTACCCACTTAGTGGCCGAAGGTCAAAGGAACTAGGTATCGCGCGAAGGGTAGTCTGACTGGATTGCCTGTTCTATCGAACGAGGAATATCGTCCTATCAGCCAAACGACGAAAGGGAAGAGTGCAGATGTGCGCAATTATGATGACCAAATGAAGGATAGTCAGACCGGATCACCTGTTCGGCCGGACAAGGAACAACTTACTACGTAGAGCAACCGAGTGGGGAATCCCGGCCGAGTGGCCCCTCTGCTCAGCCAAACAGTGGGACTCCTTTCTCAACTCATCGTATCCTCCTAGAAGTTAGTGCCGCTGACACTAGGGCATGATTCGCCAGCGAACCGTACGGTGGAGACTTctattgtcatgtcagagatatacACTCTCTGTTAATTAAATGTATCAGCGACACTTTTCTTACCTATCTTTCTAGTATAATTGAGGACGCATGCCAGCACATTGAGAAGGGTGCACGCCCGCTACAGGGCACTATATAACGGGGGTCCATGCACCAGTGGAGCTATGCATTATTTGTGTCAGAGCTCTTGTTGTTGCTATAATTCTTGCCTCCTTTTCTACTATTCtagtgattgacttgagcattggagggccaATGCGGAGGACCACTTCCCTGGCCCGACATTGACGTTCTTTATGTTGCAAAGCGAAGCATAGTGAGGTCTTCAAAGAGTCAACAGCTTGTAAGtatcccaagatagttttgatgtgatcaaccaagtcacgATAGGTAATGTTGGTATTtaactcttgtgtctaagtgtgcaggaatttaggagcaaaggaagtcgagtgaaagacgcaactagtgagaaggacgacatagaagagagtcgacgggctcggtgcatatgagggacaaggtgctcgaagcggaagattgctcgaaggctagaagttgggtttaggtgagcctattccggatggttgcgatcacctaagcgagcggagctagagcggaagaccctGACCTGGTCTGAATGCCTGGAACTAAAAATTATCAGAAATTCAACGTGGCAAGTCCCGTtacgatggggataaaattttatccccttctaggcacctggacccttccaagcaccccgactagggctataaatacagccctggtccCAGAAGCTTAAATAGAACACTTGTAATCATTTCTCTTTCGATTTAGCTTTCTGATCTAGTGCTTTAATTGCTGTAAAGAGACATTTCCGTCTGAAAAAGAGtttagtgagcttcaacttccttggattaacaacctccctgattgtaaccaagtaaatcgtttacacctcttatttttattttcttatttattttatacaagtgttgacTCTTATTAAGTTGTAAAGTTCAAGGAAGGTTCATTTTATTttgcaaggctattcaccccctttagtcggtcgccaagggtcctacaagtggtatcagatcgaggctcacttcaggaggactaagcGCCGAACGAAGCACACTAGATGGTCAGACCGAGCAtcaacccaccgaagttcgaggaggAATTCacgagatggaagaagaagatggaggtattttttaaaacagattttgaactattaataattatgaaatatgattttatagcctCGAAAGATAAATAAGAATATCAGTGCACTAAGAAAGAGCAAGCCAACTTTGTGGCAAACGGTAaaa from Zingiber officinale cultivar Zhangliang chromosome 4A, Zo_v1.1, whole genome shotgun sequence includes the following:
- the LOC121973093 gene encoding UDP-glycosyltransferase 83A1-like, which produces MGLPHVLALPYPAQGHVIPLMEVCNCLVEHGFKVTFVNTEFNHKRLLAALSAESTMEHIALVSVPDGLGPGEDRNDLGSLTEALMNVMPQCLEELIEKSNEAEDPMTCMLVDDNMGWALEVGRKKGLRSAAFWPAAAQLLATLMSIPELISRGVIDGDGTPISEFETFQLGPGMPFINASHLAWNLLGDDRTNKLIFKHMVNNNRTIDVAEFIICNSFKELEETTFRCNPKILPIGPLVTGLLPNRAVANFWPEDAACLSWLDEQQPGSVVYVAFGSFTILDRRQFQEFALGLEATGRPFLWVVRPDLTGNSADAYPDGFKERVGDRGKIVAWAPQQKVLAHPSVACFVSHCGWNSTMEGVRNGKLFLCWPYFGDQFLNQNYICDDWKVGLRMTPDESGIVKREQVKSKVEELLSNEEMRARASMLKENAQQNITEGGASFENLKTFMDAFKA